In Lathyrus oleraceus cultivar Zhongwan6 chromosome 2, CAAS_Psat_ZW6_1.0, whole genome shotgun sequence, the DNA window GTGTTTAACCATTTATTATGGAGTGGAAAAGCATAGTTTCTAATCAAATTATGGTTTTTTATAATTTATGTTTATTCATCAAGATATCACTCTCATCTTCATGGATGGCTCTCTTTGCAATCTTGTTGCTTTTTTCCAGTGGATTCGGTTTTTCATCTTTTCTCTTGGCATCTTTGGTGGTGATTTTTTCAACTTTTCTCTATGTTGTTTCAAAGAACAAACTAGTAAATATTGAAGAGAAATTAGTAGAAGAAAAGTTTCTCAGTTATGATGACAAGGAGGAAGAAGAAGAGAGTTTTTCAGATCAATGCGAAGAACAAGAACAAGAGCAAGagattattgttgatgatgatgatcTTTACGCGAAAAAATCACCGGATTTGTTATCAGAAAGCGAAAGGCGAGAAGATAATTTGTGGAGTTGCGAAGGATCTGAAGAGGATTGGAGATTGAGATTGAAATATGAGAATGATGATTACTTCTCAAATGATGGATCAATCTCTGATGAAGAAAGTTTCATTGAAATTGCACTTCCAAGTGGACATTATGTTGATGTGAAGAAAGAAAGTTGGATGGATTTGTTAACAGAATTCAATGAAGTGATTGAGGAAGAAAATCTAATAGAGATTGATATATCAATGGGATCTATCAAGTATTCAAGGTTTGAAATTAAAGCATGATGATTTTCATTATATTATGTGTTACTATAAGTGTTTGTTACCCTACAAAACTTTGGATACCTGTTAAAGTTTATGTATTATTATGACTGCTTTTTGACTTGTTAATGTTCATCATTCAATTAAAGGTAATAAAGGTAAAGTTCTAAAAGGCTTGTAGTAACCTGGTGACAAATTTTCTTAATTTCTAACTCTATTTTTATTCTTGTATCTTTGGTCTAATTTAATACTAGTATTTTGATATCATATCATAAAAACGTTCCTATAGTATAAAAACGGTTGCGATAAAAAGATAACAGTTGCGATAAAAAAGTTTTTATCGGAAGGTGTCAACATTGTTATTCATTGTTTTTATGAGaaaaaaatcaataaataaaaAGTTATTACAATCGCGATAAAATGTTGTTATACTTGTGAAATACGATTACAACTACGAAACGCGTCATTGCACTAGTATGAATGCAAAAATTTCATATGAAAGTACAAATTTTggattttatttttatttttgatttttacCACAAGAATCGGGTCCATTAGACCAACAAATTTGATTTGGGAGTCGTTTATGGTATCAAGTGGTTATAACCCCTTTTGATCACATTTGCGGAGGATCAAAATGTAGCCTTCCTTACCAAGTTCAACATCAATCATCACCGGACCACTAACAATTGGtaaaattttatttataaatattgTGACTAATTCACAACACGAGCCGTTATTTGTACTGTATAACTGTACCGAACAAAATCGCAAAAACATATATGAGAACTAAACCTGTATTGAAAATCTTGATCAAGTATGAGATACAAGTATGAGTTTGAAATCTCACGATGTTGTTGAAGAAGGAGAGGTTAAACGATATATTTAATGTTTAAAGATTATATGAGAATATGTGATGTTTGTCATTTTTTTGGATGAGTCTTTAATCTAAGGTAGATGTTATTTCCCTTCGCATGAACCATTAATATTATTAGAATAACATGGAAACTGTTAGATCGTTGAGATATAAACATTCACCAACCAGAGTATTTGAGAAGTAATTAAATGCAAATTATCATCCATTTTCTATTTTTGTCACTTGTTTTCTTTATTTGgataattttcttaattaaaaaTTGTTCTTGCATGTTTGTATACATGATATCTATGGAACTCATTCAGCAAAACTACATTAATTGTGATTGCCACACTTCAACTATGTTGCTAGGTGGTTTTTCTTTGAAAAGGACAAAATTAAAATGATTGTTTTAGTAAAATAAATTCTTCAACAAAAGTGAGAAAACTGTaatgaattaattttttttttttaccaTACATGAATTCATGGTTAAGAAAATTCTATACTATTATGATACATCTGTTTATTTATGAGTTCATTAACATAAGCCCCTTTTACTCTGTttaatgttatatatatatatatatatatatatatatatatatatatatatatatatatatatatatatatatatatatatatatatatatatatatatatatatatatatatatatatatatatatattcaattGCAATTGTTGTGAAAAGGGGCTACTTATCTCAGAAATTGAGGAACTTTGATATCGAAATAGCTATAACTCTAAAGTTATTAACAAGATCTCTGAATTTGAGGGATTCAAGCTTTGCAGGTGGGATTACATGGGGTGGTTAAGATGATAATAGTTATAGAATATAGAGAGATGATAATAgttattaaaaatattatattaatttattattagttgatttttaattttttaatatagTTTAAGTTAATTCAATTTTTTACTAAGTCAAATATAATTAAGGGTGACAAACGATTACTCACTTCATTTATGTCTATCAAAAGTTCGCAAAAAGTAAAATGGATATAGAAGAGGATGTGGATTTAAAATTTTGTTCCCTCCGAAAAAATAAGGATGGTGTGAGGGTCAAAAAAATGACGGTGGGACATGCATAGTAGATGATGCTAGTCTAAAATATTGACTCGTCTTAAAAAAATGAAGACAGTCGATATGGATCTTATTGTACTCTTAAAACATAAAAATTATATTATGCCACTACAAGAAAATCATCCCTAGCAACATAATTTTGTGGTGTGATAAACATATGGTAAAAAAAAGATTCTTGGAACGTGTTTATCACGTCGctattaaaataaaaaattagaaaTCAGGTTATCACGGGGAGAAAATTTGAAAATcttaaaacaaaaattttgacGTGGAAAACAAGTCCCAACATCTCTTTAAAAACATCAAGTTTCAAAAGAGGGAAGtttgaaattttcaaaaattcatttaTGGAGTGTTAAAGACCCTGCAAACAacatttaaaaaataaaagaatttaGAGAAAAAGTTTGATCGGACGAATTGATGGGGTTGCTGGTTAATTGGCCGTTTATGTAGTCACGGTCGGTCCAATCACCTCGGAAGTCCcgttttaatttgaaaaatggccaaattttttaataaaaaaatacaattaaaataattaaaaatgacatataaaaatacaatttatatattaattgaaaataaatttaATCAATACTATTTTGATTTTTGATCATCTCAATTTTTTGATGTATTGAACTTTTATCATAGTATTATTTTTATTAAGCTTTTATTATAACATTTTTTTATATCTATTAATATTAATGGAAAAAAATTGCACATTTTAAAATTTGGAACCCTCCAATATTTGCGAAGTCACGCTGATGTGAATATTTAATGACCATAACTCTTTTCTAAGTTTCATATTATAAGTCTCTTCCACCTTTTCTCAAGCTTCTAACTCTCCCAATTTCACTCATTTCTCCCACCTTCTTGCAAGCTAAAAtctcatgatcttcatcttcttcccatTTCAGTTAAAgatattatatttaattttttatgttaATTTCTTTTCGTTTATTTCATATTGATTTTCTTGTTTATTCGATTTTTTATTGTTGATTTATATTTTACTCAAGATTCAAGCCCTTCGTCAAGACACAAGAAGATTATTTAAGATTTGTTATTTTTTACTAAGGTATTTTAGatattctatttatttatttattcagattttaatataaaaattattgagttgttggttgttgttgtatTTTTCAGATTATTTGGTGGttgttgttttaaaaaaaaaaacagatTTTAATCATATATTTTAATATGTTAATTTTCTAAATACATTATTATTATATAAAGTTTATTAATCCAAAATGATAAAATATTAAGTTAATtaataccaaaaatatgttttatttttataatatattattaAAACAAAATATATGTTAATAATAGAATATATCTTgtttttattaaaaaaacaatATATTATTTTCTAAAAACAGAATGTATTATACTTTTATTAAAAATAGAACATATTTTTTTATTAAGAAcagaaaatattttttatttttatttttgtttttataatatatacttaaaaatagaatatattatatatttataaacaaaatataattgaaaatagaatatatttttaaaaaaacagaacaatatgttatatatatttttaaaaaatagaacaataatttttttaaacaaaatatttattaaagacagaatatattatatatgtttgGTTAAAACAAAATAGTATGTAATAgttatattatatatttattaaaattaaaatagcATGAAATagttattttttaaaatataatattttttattaaaatagaATATATGGTGATTATATGTATTATATTTATATGTTTAATATatgttttttaaaaatataacataatagttatttattaaaaatataaaatattatatatttattatacgtttatttaaaataaaaacagaataatgtgtttatcttaaaaaatatattatataagtttattaaaaacaaaatagtATGAAATTTATTTGTAGTTAATATATTAAGAATAGTTATAAAATTTGTAGTTAATATATTAAgtgttggtgcaaaggtagaatatatgatgaatggaaatattcttattcagagaatgatggctacaaaaaggattaaaagttacaatgattgacaccctatttataagcctctaacaaacttaaatatgaatcaaatctaatatttaaatctaatatctaacaaacttaaatatgaatcaaatctaatatttaaatctaatatctaacaaacttaaatatgaattaaatctaataattaaatctaataccatcccttaattcatattccatcaaaacttgtaacaccaattccatcccttaatctgagaaattgatcagtcttgatagctttcgtcagaacatctgccaactgcttctgagtgctgcattgtacaacttctaacactcccctctgaacttgatgtctcagaaaatgatacttggtctcaatgtgcttgcttctcccatgcaacactgggtttctggcaagattgtttgcagacttgttgtcaatcatcagcttcagaggtttgtttactttaatcttcagatcctgcaatagattcagaatccacacagcttggcatgcagtaacagcaatcttacaattcttcagatcaaatctcttcagaagttctaattcatacttgagctgatgcaaaataatacctttctcagagtatctgaactccatccctagaaagtatgtcattttgcctagatcagtcatttcgaattcattcatcagaactttcttgaacttgactatctcttgttcagaacttccagtcttgtttctctctatagcatcaagttcttctttcatggccttcagccagagcttctgcttaagagcctcttctgtacttatgggttcagagtctactaacatggcacactgaataacttctccttcagagtctacttcagtgtctttcagcatgtcaaattctgcatatcttctggggatgtttctgactctttgtggtctctgaacttgttcagagtcttcaacttcagagtttctaccttcagatggttgacttcctccagaactttgaccatctgaaggttctggcatatttccaaagtctgaattgccaccagaatctggattaccatcagagtctgggtcatcagagtcaggatcatcagagtctgaaacatcagagtctgcaacatcagagtctggaacatcagagtctggaacatcagattctggatcactatcagagtcagaatcaacgtcagaatttactccaacctcagaaattctgaactctgacctttcttcagaagttctaacatcagaatcagattgagacttatcccaattccaaacttctgattccttcacaatcacatctctgctgtattcaattttattggtttctggacaatagagcttgtatgcacctgtactgtggtaccctatcagaatcatcactttgcttctatcatccagcttctgtcttctggcttctggaacatgtttatagcaaacagaaccaaacaccttcagatgactaacactttcCTTATttccagtccacttctgtattggaactatttccttcaacttcttcgtaggacatcggttgagtacatacgttgcagtggcaacagcttctccccagagcttctgaggaagtttcttctcctttagcacgcttctcaccatatcaagcaaagtgcggtttcttctttcagcaagaccattgtgttgaggggtataaggagcagtaacctcatgctcaattccattctcctcacagaatTTCTGGAAttctttggagttatactcacctccaccgtcagttctaagaatcttcaacttctgaccactctgattctcagccttcattctgaacttcttgaattcatcaaacacctcgtgtttaaacttaataagggatacccatgtcattcttgtgaattcatcaacaaataacacaaagtatttattccccccaatcgatgctactggaaatggaccacacacatcagaatgtacaactcccaaggcatgttttgctcttggagcagtttctgacgcaaatggcaatcgtggttgttttccttccatgcaaactttgcatgacttttcaggcttcttaattgcaggaattccatgtaccaacttctttgaattcagatgttttaagcttctgaaattcaaatgaccaaatcttctgtgccacagctcactctccttctcagcacttgttgcactaagacattctgagtctgcagttctgacattcaccttgaatgttctattccttccctgttctgactccataatcaacttctgattgcagtcatacaacttcagaagattgtctttcatggtaactgaaaaacctttctcaattaattgtcccacactcatcagattgcttctgatgccaggtacataccacacgttctgaatcaatgctgttttcccattgttcagaatcactctgacatttcccataccttctgcattaagatatttgtcatcagcacatctgatctttgtcctcttttcagagtcaaagtcaaccagccatttcttgtttccagtaagatgatttgaacagccagtgtccatataccaccagtctatcagatccatatcatcagattcagaggccatcaatagcacagattcgtcatcagaacttctggctatatttgcttcttctgattttctctccttgtttgaccaacagtctctagcaaagtgaccaaacttcttacaacagtaacattggatcttcttcttgtcatacttctcttttcccttctgagcattcttttgtctatcagaggttgagctttctgacttctgaccaccatcagatcttctcctggcttctgactgcttctgatacctcctagcagaagttgctttcagagcctgctgctctacttccctttcagaagttctctcagtcaaacgcaactcttgcgcttctagactgctctgcagctcttcaattctcatggtgctcagatctttggaatgttctattgctaccacaatgtaatcaaattgacaggtaagggatctcaataccttctccatgattgtttcttcagaaagagtttctccacacgctttcatctcattagtgatcagaatcactctggagatgtattcagaaactttctcattattcttcatgttgagattctcatattgctttctcaaggactgaagcttcaccttcttcactgatgcgtcaccaccataacatctaaccagtgtgtcccacgcagcctttgctgtcgttgaatctgcaatcttctcaaacacatttacatcaacacattgatgaatgaagaacaatgctttctgatccttcttccttacttccttctgcgcgtttttctgttcatccgtcgcatctgctgctaccggaacataaccatcagtgacaagatctagaacatcttgagcaccgaacagtacacgcatttggatcatccaacgattccagtttttaccgtcaaatactggaagtttggtgttcatgttgccgtttccgttcatctttctaccttgcacaatacactcagatttctcacacagtgtttcccaacccacagaattaaaattctgatcagattttgttcaagattcaacacgaatctaagaatcaaaatcaaacacacaagacctcacgttcactcgtgtttcccgtgtttcccaatgaatccgaaccggagctctagataccaattgttggtgcaaaggtagaatatatgatgaatggaaatattcttattcagagaatgatggctacaaaaaggattaaaagttacaatgattgacaccctatttataagcctctaacaaacttaaatatgaatcaaatctaatatttaaatctaatatctaacaaacttaaatatgaatcaaatctaatatttaaatctaatatctaacaaacttaaatatgaattaaatcta includes these proteins:
- the LOC127117476 gene encoding uncharacterized protein LOC127117476, encoding MEWKSIVSNQIMVFYNLCLFIKISLSSSWMALFAILLLFSSGFGFSSFLLASLVVIFSTFLYVVSKNKLVNIEEKLVEEKFLSYDDKEEEEESFSDQCEEQEQEQEIIVDDDDLYAKKSPDLLSESERREDNLWSCEGSEEDWRLRLKYENDDYFSNDGSISDEESFIEIALPSGHYVDVKKESWMDLLTEFNEVIEEENLIEIDISMGSIKYSRFEIKA